A single genomic interval of Candidatus Jordarchaeales archaeon harbors:
- a CDS encoding NADH-quinone oxidoreductase subunit C encodes MGKKKEAKSEEQLLEELKAAFGPQLEEAYIKRSRRIHLRVKPGVHRKVIEYMRDNWDLWHVSTITGVDLGENIEVIFHLWRSKEPQTAVMVRTMVPKSNPKLETITDILPSSNLYEREVHDLLGVVFEGHPSLERLVLPEDWPEGVYPLRKDWQPAQQE; translated from the coding sequence ATGGGCAAGAAGAAGGAGGCCAAGAGCGAGGAACAACTCCTCGAGGAACTTAAAGCGGCCTTCGGGCCGCAACTTGAGGAAGCCTACATTAAAAGGTCGAGGAGAATTCACTTGAGAGTAAAACCTGGAGTGCACAGGAAAGTCATAGAGTATATGAGAGACAACTGGGACCTATGGCACGTCTCCACGATAACAGGCGTCGACCTCGGGGAAAACATAGAGGTAATATTCCACTTGTGGAGGTCGAAGGAGCCTCAAACAGCAGTGATGGTGAGGACGATGGTGCCAAAGTCCAACCCTAAGCTCGAAACAATAACAGACATCCTGCCGTCAAGCAACCTCTACGAACGCGAGGTCCACGACCTCCTAGGAGTAGTTTTCGAAGGACACCCAAGCCTCGAACGCCTCGTACTACCCGAAGACTGGCCGGAGGGCGTATACCCACTTAGAAAGGACTGGCAGCCGGCACAACAAGAGTAG
- the hmgA gene encoding hydroxymethylglutaryl-CoA reductase (NADPH): MTTSQLSEEELVEKLIRGEIKLHEVEKYTGSVDDAARVRRKALEKIIGKPLKHVGSYSIDLDETAARNIENPIGVIQVPLGIAGPLKVKGEVADGEYYIPLATTEGALVASVNRGCRVITVSGGARARVLKTGITRAPCIKVPDLEHAVKLVEWVKQNYQEIKKVIETDDPFIKLVDIQPWIVGRNVFLRFVANTFDAMGMNTLTSACDKVCNYIEQQLPWAKTVALSGNMCVDKKPAAINFILGRGKTVQAEAVLKREHVKEVLKTTPEDFIEVVYRKLYIGSEQAATLGGFTAHTANIIAAMWLATGQDAAHIGESSMGIVTAELLENGDLYVSLTLPSMVCGAVGGGMWLPQYQETLSIMGCGMDTLKKLKQPGQLAIKFAEIACSAALAGEVSLIGALAAGHLAKAHERLGRGKTARKAVEG; the protein is encoded by the coding sequence TTGACCACCTCGCAGTTGTCTGAAGAAGAACTTGTTGAAAAACTGATCAGAGGCGAGATAAAACTTCACGAAGTAGAAAAATACACGGGAAGTGTGGATGACGCCGCCAGGGTGAGAAGGAAGGCTTTGGAGAAGATTATAGGGAAACCTTTGAAGCATGTCGGAAGTTACTCCATAGACCTCGACGAAACCGCTGCGAGGAACATAGAAAACCCGATAGGCGTGATACAAGTACCGTTGGGGATAGCGGGACCACTGAAGGTTAAAGGCGAAGTTGCAGACGGAGAATACTACATTCCTCTTGCAACGACGGAAGGGGCTCTGGTGGCTAGCGTGAATAGGGGTTGCCGTGTAATAACAGTTAGCGGAGGGGCAAGGGCAAGAGTTTTGAAAACGGGTATCACAAGAGCCCCTTGCATAAAAGTCCCAGATTTAGAGCATGCGGTCAAACTAGTTGAATGGGTGAAGCAAAACTACCAGGAGATAAAAAAGGTCATTGAAACAGACGACCCATTCATAAAGCTAGTTGACATCCAACCGTGGATTGTAGGGCGCAACGTGTTCCTGCGCTTTGTAGCAAACACCTTTGACGCTATGGGTATGAACACCCTCACCAGCGCCTGCGACAAAGTATGCAACTATATAGAGCAACAGCTCCCGTGGGCTAAGACAGTGGCCCTTTCGGGCAACATGTGCGTAGACAAGAAGCCAGCCGCCATCAACTTCATCCTCGGACGGGGGAAGACCGTCCAAGCGGAGGCTGTGTTGAAGAGAGAGCATGTTAAGGAAGTACTAAAGACGACGCCAGAAGACTTCATTGAAGTAGTATACAGGAAACTTTACATAGGATCGGAGCAAGCCGCAACACTTGGAGGATTTACCGCTCATACCGCCAACATTATTGCGGCAATGTGGCTTGCCACAGGACAGGACGCCGCACACATTGGTGAAAGCAGCATGGGGATAGTAACCGCAGAGCTCTTGGAAAACGGAGACCTATACGTTTCACTGACGCTTCCATCAATGGTGTGCGGTGCGGTAGGCGGGGGCATGTGGCTCCCACAATACCAGGAAACACTTTCCATCATGGGTTGCGGAATGGATACCCTGAAGAAGTTGAAGCAGCCCGGTCAGCTCGCCATAAAGTTCGCAGAAATAGCCTGCAGTGCAGCTCTAGCTGGCGAGGTCTCACTTATTGGCGCCTTAGCCGCAGGACACCTTGCCAAGGCACACGAACGTCTCGGCCGCGGTAAAACTGCCAGAAAGGCCGTCGAAGGATAA
- a CDS encoding putative zinc-binding protein — translation MLIPMIGIVACGGEEISEGTVTRVATRIVTEELKPTQTMVICLPLYISGKEDERAFVRKQPTIIVDGCDKGCAEKVIKMNGGNVAAVIRVSDVMRAYGLKSNSRRKLDEEGEKLARKVAEKIAEEVDRIIGEMTKQTAMKLNI, via the coding sequence ATGCTGATTCCCATGATCGGCATAGTGGCTTGTGGCGGCGAAGAAATCTCTGAAGGCACCGTCACGCGCGTGGCTACGCGAATCGTGACGGAGGAGCTTAAACCAACCCAGACGATGGTCATATGTTTGCCCCTCTACATTTCAGGTAAGGAGGATGAGCGTGCCTTCGTCAGAAAGCAACCTACGATAATAGTTGATGGGTGCGATAAGGGATGCGCCGAGAAAGTCATCAAAATGAATGGTGGAAATGTAGCGGCAGTGATAAGAGTCTCGGACGTAATGAGAGCATACGGTCTTAAGTCTAACTCCAGGAGAAAACTTGACGAGGAAGGTGAAAAACTCGCCAGAAAAGTAGCTGAAAAAATAGCGGAAGAAGTAGACAGAATAATAGGAGAAATGACAAAGCAAACAGCAATGAAGCTTAACATTTAA
- a CDS encoding putative zinc-binding protein, translated as MGKKVVVLPCSGVGKTYGSIAREAAYRVIEELRPDVTLTVCLPKLIVDDVGARQLVRDNACIVINGCPSKCASFAVESAGGKPAVVFEVTKLLREYRNLKPDRSSVIELDEKGRKLAEVIAEKVSGEVDRILNSEGV; from the coding sequence ATGGGTAAAAAAGTGGTGGTTCTTCCTTGTAGTGGTGTAGGGAAGACTTACGGGAGTATAGCGCGCGAGGCGGCGTACAGGGTCATCGAGGAACTCAGACCGGATGTAACATTAACGGTATGTCTCCCAAAGCTGATAGTCGACGATGTTGGTGCTAGACAGCTGGTTAGAGATAACGCTTGCATCGTGATTAATGGTTGCCCCTCAAAATGTGCCAGCTTCGCCGTGGAGAGCGCCGGTGGCAAGCCTGCTGTAGTATTTGAGGTCACGAAACTTCTCCGGGAATATAGGAACTTGAAGCCTGACAGGTCGTCTGTGATAGAGCTCGATGAAAAGGGGAGAAAGCTGGCTGAGGTAATAGCTGAAAAGGTTAGCGGCGAGGTCGACAGGATATTAAACTCCGAAGGGGTGTAG
- a CDS encoding NADH-quinone oxidoreductase subunit B family protein — MGLLDKVIKWARLKSPWILHLNTGGCNACDIEILAALMPRFDVERFGVLLMGSPRHADVLVCTGPITKQMKARFRKLYEQVPDPKFVMAVGNCACTGGVFKGCYGVEGGIDTAVPVDVYVPGCPPKPEAIIDGVAKLLAKIQKL, encoded by the coding sequence ATGGGACTCCTCGACAAAGTCATAAAATGGGCGAGGCTAAAGTCGCCATGGATACTCCACTTGAACACCGGCGGATGCAACGCTTGTGACATCGAAATCTTAGCAGCACTAATGCCACGATTCGATGTCGAACGTTTCGGTGTTCTCCTAATGGGGAGTCCAAGGCACGCCGACGTCCTCGTCTGCACCGGGCCTATCACTAAACAAATGAAAGCCAGGTTTAGGAAGCTCTACGAGCAAGTTCCCGACCCCAAGTTTGTGATGGCGGTTGGAAACTGTGCATGCACGGGAGGCGTGTTCAAGGGATGCTATGGGGTCGAGGGGGGAATAGACACGGCAGTCCCAGTTGACGTGTACGTGCCAGGGTGTCCGCCTAAGCCAGAGGCTATCATTGACGGCGTAGCGAAACTTCTCGCAAAAATACAAAAACTGTAG
- a CDS encoding aconitase X catalytic domain-containing protein — protein MYLTKEEEKAFDGEYGEAISLAMRILCALGDFFEADRLIPIHSAHVSGVSYKTGGDALLTTLKKFSYLGAKVQSFTTLNPGGVDLEKWGEMGVEKAFFEKQREIINLYAGMGIFATCSCTPYELGNLPARGSHVAFAESSAVAFVNSYLGARTNRESSLSALASAITGKTPRYGLHLDENRKPTIEVRVTAPLESPTHYGALGYFIGKNFGDAIPLIQSEHSIPLVEAKHLSSAAAASGAVALYYWGKAEGGDKLEKVEVDRKTLDEVFESFGSTSEPEVVMVGCPHYSIYELKKVAELVGGRKLKIPLWVFTSRQVKLLGERFGLVQKIEQAGGKVFCDTCPIVAPFKGFKCFLTDSAKAAHYAPSMNNMEALLMPTEECVKVALEGSKWKK, from the coding sequence ATGTATCTAACTAAGGAAGAGGAAAAGGCGTTCGACGGAGAATACGGCGAAGCTATAAGCTTAGCTATGAGGATACTCTGCGCTTTAGGAGACTTCTTCGAAGCAGACCGCCTCATACCAATTCATAGTGCACATGTCTCGGGAGTATCATACAAGACCGGAGGAGACGCCCTCCTGACGACACTTAAAAAGTTCTCCTATCTAGGGGCCAAAGTGCAGTCCTTCACTACATTGAACCCCGGGGGCGTCGATCTCGAAAAATGGGGAGAAATGGGTGTCGAAAAAGCCTTCTTTGAGAAACAAAGGGAAATAATCAACCTTTACGCCGGAATGGGTATCTTCGCGACGTGCAGCTGCACTCCCTACGAGTTGGGTAACCTTCCAGCGAGGGGCTCACACGTGGCTTTTGCCGAGTCGTCCGCCGTAGCCTTCGTAAACTCGTACCTAGGCGCCCGCACTAACAGAGAAAGCAGTCTCTCAGCACTCGCCTCAGCTATAACAGGGAAAACCCCCCGCTACGGCCTTCACCTAGACGAGAACAGGAAACCCACAATAGAAGTAAGGGTCACGGCACCTCTAGAATCTCCAACACACTACGGCGCTCTAGGGTACTTCATCGGGAAAAACTTTGGCGACGCCATTCCGTTAATCCAGAGCGAACACTCTATACCTCTAGTGGAAGCAAAGCACCTTTCCTCCGCTGCAGCGGCTTCAGGGGCGGTCGCACTCTACTATTGGGGGAAGGCAGAAGGGGGTGACAAGCTGGAAAAAGTGGAGGTAGATCGAAAAACGTTAGACGAGGTCTTTGAGTCGTTTGGCTCTACAAGCGAGCCCGAAGTGGTCATGGTCGGCTGCCCTCACTACTCCATTTATGAGTTGAAAAAAGTGGCCGAGCTCGTCGGGGGGAGAAAGCTTAAAATCCCACTGTGGGTTTTCACATCCCGGCAAGTTAAACTTCTGGGGGAACGCTTCGGCTTAGTTCAGAAGATAGAACAAGCCGGGGGCAAAGTTTTTTGCGATACCTGCCCCATAGTTGCCCCCTTCAAGGGCTTTAAATGTTTTCTAACCGATTCAGCTAAAGCCGCACACTACGCTCCCTCAATGAATAACATGGAAGCACTCCTCATGCCAACTGAGGAGTGCGTGAAGGTGGCTTTAGAGGGTTCAAAATGGAAAAAATAA
- a CDS encoding NADH-quinone oxidoreductase subunit I encodes MPRPAAIIPLLMKHLTRKPATVFYPFEKLPVPEGYRGRHIYHVNKCNGCSLCARDCPTGAITMVPDTRPEGQRTKTGKRPKIFLAACMFCGQCTLSCPNGAIEMTKDYELAAYSKDEMNWIEVED; translated from the coding sequence GTGCCACGACCAGCCGCCATAATCCCGTTACTCATGAAACACCTAACGAGGAAGCCGGCAACAGTCTTCTATCCATTCGAAAAACTCCCAGTACCCGAAGGCTACCGAGGAAGACACATATACCACGTTAACAAGTGCAATGGATGCAGCCTATGTGCCAGAGACTGCCCCACAGGAGCGATAACAATGGTGCCAGACACCAGACCCGAAGGACAAAGAACAAAAACAGGAAAAAGACCCAAAATATTCCTGGCGGCCTGCATGTTCTGTGGTCAATGTACTTTGTCGTGTCCGAACGGCGCCATCGAGATGACAAAGGACTACGAGCTTGCAGCCTACTCCAAGGACGAAATGAACTGGATCGAAGTGGAAGACTAA
- a CDS encoding MarC family protein, which produces MQLETVIINIICCLPDLARAFTSIFIIMDPIGNIPIFLSLTEGMSPKERRNTFHLALVTGFTLLLCFAVLGNYILFLFGITIESFMIAGGILLLVIAMRLLILGWRREEHLSSEGIGVVPIGVPLLVGPGAITTTIMYLQTSGVFVTLIAVILSFAVTWIILKFIDPISRFLGRTGSLVIGRVMALLIAAIAMEFVIKGVMGIFKAL; this is translated from the coding sequence TTGCAGCTAGAGACCGTAATCATAAACATTATTTGTTGTTTGCCGGATTTGGCTAGAGCCTTTACTTCTATCTTCATCATAATGGACCCTATCGGCAATATTCCCATATTTCTGAGTCTCACTGAGGGGATGAGCCCGAAGGAGAGGAGGAACACGTTTCACCTAGCGCTTGTCACAGGGTTCACTCTTCTGCTGTGCTTTGCTGTTCTAGGAAACTACATTCTCTTCCTTTTCGGGATAACTATAGAGAGCTTCATGATAGCAGGCGGAATACTTCTGCTAGTTATCGCTATGAGGCTGCTGATCTTAGGATGGAGGAGAGAGGAGCACTTGTCGTCTGAAGGTATAGGGGTGGTGCCAATCGGCGTACCCTTACTGGTCGGCCCAGGAGCCATAACTACTACCATAATGTACCTTCAGACTTCGGGTGTCTTCGTCACCCTAATAGCCGTGATTTTGTCCTTTGCGGTCACTTGGATCATACTTAAATTCATAGACCCGATTAGCCGCTTCCTCGGGAGAACTGGGAGCCTTGTAATAGGAAGAGTGATGGCACTACTTATAGCAGCAATAGCCATGGAGTTCGTGATAAAAGGGGTTATGGGCATATTCAAAGCGTTATGA
- a CDS encoding (Fe-S)-binding protein, translated as MSNKNTGGKGSFINLLIPPRVREVKITEVLPCLAAEDRIRVVGNTGEKLSDLLPVIYLYLPQATYSRESDSVSFMFEEHLITVFGEGKITATNLKDKDEAIRTLNYVKDLLNRAAIYVSRHGVPSLELMSSKPKVNPIEINKALPKKDCGKCGVSTCYGFAVKLALGECKPSMCPYLDANSQKELQKKIHFIQI; from the coding sequence ATGTCAAATAAAAATACGGGCGGTAAAGGGTCGTTTATCAATTTGCTGATCCCTCCAAGAGTGAGGGAAGTCAAGATAACAGAAGTTCTTCCCTGCCTCGCCGCCGAAGATAGGATACGGGTCGTGGGCAACACGGGTGAGAAACTAAGCGACCTCTTGCCAGTCATATACCTCTATCTTCCCCAAGCAACGTATAGCAGGGAGTCGGACTCCGTGAGTTTTATGTTCGAAGAGCACCTCATCACTGTTTTTGGTGAGGGAAAAATAACAGCCACAAACCTGAAGGATAAGGATGAAGCTATACGCACTTTAAACTATGTTAAAGATCTGCTGAACAGGGCAGCGATCTACGTGAGCCGGCATGGAGTACCATCCCTCGAACTCATGAGTAGCAAGCCCAAAGTCAACCCAATCGAAATCAACAAAGCCTTACCAAAAAAGGACTGCGGAAAGTGCGGCGTATCTACATGCTATGGCTTCGCTGTAAAGCTCGCGCTCGGAGAATGCAAGCCAAGCATGTGCCCCTATCTCGACGCAAACAGCCAGAAAGAGCTACAAAAGAAAATACATTTCATTCAAATATAA
- a CDS encoding glycine cleavage system protein H produces MKFRFELEGEMIEVEMPENLYYHPDHCWAKVEDGKVRVGFDDFGQATAGQILFIRLKPVGKEIKQNETFGTIETGKWVGPLRAPVSGTIIEVNPEIKTNPSLVNKDPYGRGWLILVNPSNLEEELKRLITGDAIKEWIERDIKEKLKKAK; encoded by the coding sequence TTGAAGTTCCGTTTTGAACTTGAAGGTGAAATGATTGAAGTAGAGATGCCTGAAAATCTTTACTACCACCCAGATCACTGCTGGGCTAAAGTGGAGGATGGAAAGGTTAGAGTGGGCTTCGACGACTTTGGACAGGCTACAGCTGGGCAAATACTTTTCATCAGACTTAAACCTGTCGGAAAAGAGATTAAGCAAAACGAGACGTTCGGAACAATAGAGACTGGGAAGTGGGTTGGACCCTTAAGGGCGCCTGTCTCTGGAACAATAATTGAAGTGAACCCAGAGATTAAAACGAATCCGTCACTAGTAAACAAGGACCCGTACGGAAGGGGTTGGCTAATACTCGTCAACCCATCAAACTTAGAAGAGGAGCTTAAAAGGCTTATCACAGGCGATGCCATAAAAGAGTGGATAGAAAGGGACATTAAGGAAAAGTTGAAGAAAGCTAAGTAG
- the gcvH gene encoding glycine cleavage system protein GcvH, whose amino-acid sequence MMIDVIEVASGKFIIKIPRGLLYSQHDTWVREASPAVIGITDYFQLLLGDILYVNLPEEGCEINTAEEIGELESVKAVMGIYSPISGRVVEVNSRIKDEPELLNQDPYGEGWLLKVEPRNFEADTANLMNAEEYAKLVEFKIREEQKRIEKQKSIKK is encoded by the coding sequence ATGATGATTGACGTTATAGAGGTTGCCTCCGGTAAATTCATCATAAAAATCCCTAGAGGACTTCTCTATTCTCAGCATGATACCTGGGTGAGAGAAGCGTCACCAGCAGTTATTGGGATAACGGACTATTTCCAGCTGTTGCTGGGCGACATCCTATACGTAAACCTGCCAGAAGAAGGATGCGAGATTAACACCGCTGAAGAGATAGGAGAACTCGAATCGGTTAAAGCCGTCATGGGAATCTATTCCCCAATAAGCGGCCGCGTCGTTGAGGTGAATTCTAGAATCAAAGACGAACCTGAGCTCTTAAACCAGGATCCTTACGGTGAGGGATGGTTGCTGAAGGTCGAGCCGAGAAACTTCGAAGCGGACACTGCTAACCTAATGAACGCTGAAGAATACGCTAAGCTAGTTGAGTTCAAAATAAGAGAAGAACAGAAAAGAATTGAAAAGCAAAAATCGATTAAAAAATAA
- a CDS encoding complex I subunit 1 family protein: MSTELLLYLLSQQLEAFNIAKELFKLLVFPGAIFMVALAFLGEWFDRKVHARLQHRVGPFYTGWHGILQPLADFIKLLAKEDVVQKGADAKSLVATPIVAFTVALTMVMFLPVYKGSGIISFEGDLVFLIFLATMYTITVILTGWFSTSRFGEIGTARSGLQLVAFEVPLALSALTPALVVACYMATPQQVAQMLAFLGLLNLPRLTIEQYLLLSTLMPELWTFYIAPLLQLQPFSILQVLTIGNITTFQAITKMPLILVAPISFVSLLISLMAEMEKVPFDIPEAHTEIVAGWQTEISGKKLAMFRAAGDLEMIFGAGLAAALFLGGPYGPGSSIGVTPIERMFGALPLGYLIGLGWFLVKLFAVLFLITLLRTAFARFRIDQVTAGAWKYLIPLTILNIVVIQAAAYFDLFGWRATSTLIMLALSML, translated from the coding sequence ATGAGCACTGAACTCCTCCTCTACCTGTTATCTCAGCAACTCGAAGCCTTCAACATCGCAAAAGAACTCTTCAAGCTGTTAGTGTTCCCGGGAGCAATCTTCATGGTAGCATTAGCCTTCCTCGGCGAGTGGTTTGACAGAAAAGTCCATGCACGCTTGCAACACCGCGTCGGACCATTCTATACTGGGTGGCACGGCATCTTACAGCCACTAGCAGACTTCATAAAGCTGCTAGCCAAAGAAGATGTAGTGCAGAAAGGCGCAGACGCCAAGAGCTTGGTAGCGACGCCCATAGTGGCGTTCACCGTGGCTCTAACTATGGTAATGTTCCTTCCCGTCTACAAGGGATCGGGAATCATAAGTTTCGAAGGCGACCTCGTCTTCCTAATATTCCTGGCAACCATGTACACCATTACCGTGATACTCACGGGCTGGTTCTCAACCAGCAGGTTTGGCGAAATAGGGACCGCGAGGTCGGGCTTGCAGCTTGTGGCGTTTGAAGTACCACTGGCACTATCCGCACTCACACCGGCGCTAGTCGTCGCGTGCTACATGGCAACCCCACAACAAGTCGCCCAGATGTTGGCGTTTCTCGGCCTTCTCAACCTTCCGAGGCTGACCATAGAACAATACCTGCTGCTCTCAACGCTAATGCCCGAGCTTTGGACGTTCTACATTGCCCCTCTGCTCCAGCTGCAACCATTCTCCATCTTGCAGGTATTAACCATAGGGAACATCACCACTTTCCAGGCGATCACGAAAATGCCATTGATACTCGTGGCGCCAATATCGTTCGTTTCGCTTCTGATCTCGCTTATGGCTGAAATGGAGAAAGTCCCGTTCGACATACCAGAAGCCCACACCGAGATAGTTGCAGGCTGGCAAACAGAAATCTCTGGTAAGAAACTTGCAATGTTCAGGGCGGCAGGCGATCTAGAGATGATATTCGGAGCTGGATTGGCTGCCGCGTTGTTCCTAGGCGGGCCCTATGGACCGGGAAGCAGCATAGGGGTAACCCCCATTGAAAGAATGTTTGGCGCCCTTCCACTAGGGTACTTGATTGGTCTTGGCTGGTTCCTTGTCAAGCTCTTCGCGGTTCTCTTCCTGATAACGCTGCTTAGGACAGCGTTCGCGAGGTTCAGAATAGACCAGGTGACGGCGGGAGCTTGGAAATACCTCATCCCGTTAACGATACTCAACATCGTAGTGATACAGGCGGCAGCCTACTTCGACCTCTTCGGATGGAGGGCAACTTCCACACTAATAATGCTAGCCTTGAGCATGCTGTAG
- a CDS encoding DUF126 domain-containing protein, which produces MEKIILKGFGLKAVKSPVAEGEALVSQSPISFLGNVDPETGIIKNHPLEGESVTGRVLVFPTGVGSTVGTYVIINLAEKGLAPKAIVQRKADTVTLVGAVVAGIPLVHRVTPDPIECIRTGDWVRVDSHKGVVEVERRKK; this is translated from the coding sequence ATGGAAAAAATAATCCTGAAAGGCTTTGGACTAAAAGCAGTAAAGTCCCCTGTAGCTGAGGGAGAGGCTCTCGTCTCCCAGTCCCCGATATCCTTCCTGGGAAATGTTGACCCAGAAACAGGTATCATCAAAAACCATCCGCTTGAAGGTGAAAGCGTAACTGGACGTGTGCTGGTCTTCCCCACGGGTGTTGGCTCAACCGTTGGGACATATGTCATCATAAACCTTGCAGAGAAAGGCTTAGCTCCCAAGGCTATAGTCCAAAGAAAGGCAGACACTGTGACACTGGTCGGAGCGGTCGTGGCGGGTATTCCTCTTGTTCATCGTGTGACACCAGACCCGATAGAGTGTATTAGGACTGGGGACTGGGTTAGAGTGGACTCCCATAAAGGAGTGGTAGAAGTTGAAAGAAGGAAAAAATAG
- the selD gene encoding selenide, water dikinase SelD codes for MPTDMPVEIAVDILRGIKDYLSEVGGALVGGHTIFNPWPLSGGEVTAIAHPSQIVYQRGARAGDVLVLTKPLGTQPAMAVYRSVKEPETRELVLSVLSEKEAEELVRKAIGFMTQSNKPVAEAMREVKPNAATDVTGFGLVGHAGNMARESGVDVEIQFLPVMRGAVQVSELFGYGLERGEAAETSGGILASLPKEKVDEFLGELKKRGVTAYIVGEIKRGEGKVTVKRDVEMIEV; via the coding sequence GTGCCCACAGACATGCCTGTGGAAATAGCAGTAGATATTCTTCGGGGGATCAAAGACTACTTAAGTGAGGTCGGAGGGGCATTGGTTGGCGGGCACACGATATTTAACCCGTGGCCGCTGTCTGGGGGCGAAGTTACTGCTATAGCCCATCCAAGTCAGATAGTCTACCAGAGAGGTGCTAGGGCCGGGGATGTGTTGGTTCTCACAAAGCCACTGGGGACCCAGCCGGCAATGGCTGTCTATAGAAGTGTGAAGGAGCCGGAGACGCGCGAACTAGTGCTAAGCGTGCTTTCAGAGAAAGAGGCGGAGGAATTAGTTAGGAAGGCGATAGGATTCATGACGCAGTCAAACAAACCTGTTGCTGAAGCTATGAGGGAGGTTAAGCCTAATGCTGCAACCGACGTAACAGGGTTTGGGCTTGTGGGACATGCTGGAAACATGGCTAGGGAGAGCGGGGTTGACGTGGAGATACAATTTTTACCAGTTATGAGGGGTGCTGTTCAAGTCTCAGAGCTCTTTGGCTACGGGTTAGAAAGAGGGGAAGCTGCGGAGACCTCTGGTGGAATCTTGGCGTCGCTGCCTAAGGAGAAAGTTGACGAGTTCCTGGGCGAGTTGAAAAAACGCGGAGTTACAGCTTACATCGTTGGTGAGATTAAGCGCGGCGAGGGGAAAGTTACTGTGAAGCGTGACGTCGAAATGATCGAGGTGTAG
- a CDS encoding thioredoxin family protein has product MHIVIVGPNPPCIRCRRILRMLREIKSEEGLDMEITHVFAGSDESEKYGRIMDSHIFLESLGVNTDELDELFKRRDFRGIDEWLAPYVEEARKRRIMLTPVVVVNGKVKTVGVVPEKEELKRIIKEEAAYG; this is encoded by the coding sequence ATGCATATAGTTATAGTTGGTCCAAATCCTCCATGCATAAGGTGTCGTAGGATCCTCAGGATGCTTAGGGAAATAAAAAGTGAAGAAGGATTAGACATGGAGATAACGCACGTTTTTGCCGGCTCTGATGAGTCTGAAAAGTACGGGCGCATAATGGACTCACATATCTTCCTCGAAAGTTTAGGTGTTAATACTGACGAGCTGGACGAGCTTTTCAAAAGGCGCGACTTTAGGGGAATAGATGAGTGGCTGGCCCCATACGTTGAGGAGGCGAGGAAGAGAAGAATAATGCTGACTCCGGTGGTTGTGGTGAATGGAAAGGTGAAAACTGTCGGAGTTGTTCCGGAGAAAGAGGAGTTAAAAAGGATAATTAAGGAGGAAGCTGCCTATGGGTAA